From the Vicinamibacteria bacterium genome, one window contains:
- a CDS encoding D-alanine--D-alanine ligase family protein yields MEAEYSWPRVRPSRRLTEAMRLKIALLFGGRSGEHEVSVRSAASVAAALADRYDVLPVYIDHSGRWFLRGGLDAGDGTPVFLAPEPAEGGRLRRRQDAVEVARPDVYFPVLHGTYGEDGTVQGLLELAAVPYVGAGVAASAAAMDKELAKALFAHAGVPQGPYRVLRRRDPGQEARLLAELGLPLFVKPANLGSSVGVTKVKEAAGLGPALEAALAYDLKAVIEASIDAREIEVSVLGNDDPEASLPGEILPDREFYDYDSKYSAQSRTELKIPAPLAPGAVAEAQRLAKAAFRAVDACGYARVDLFLERESGRLLVNEINTIPGFTSISMFPKLWEASGLPYPDLLGRLVDLARERYARRAGLRTDYRPPGRDPAPA; encoded by the coding sequence ATGGAGGCGGAGTATAGCTGGCCCCGTGTCCGCCCCTCGCGTAGACTGACCGAGGCCATGCGCCTGAAGATCGCGCTCCTCTTCGGCGGCCGCTCCGGTGAGCACGAGGTGAGCGTGCGCTCCGCGGCCTCCGTAGCCGCCGCCCTCGCCGATCGCTACGACGTGCTGCCCGTCTACATTGACCACTCCGGCCGCTGGTTCCTGCGAGGGGGCCTGGACGCGGGAGACGGCACCCCCGTCTTCCTAGCCCCGGAGCCGGCGGAGGGTGGCCGGCTGCGCCGGCGGCAAGACGCGGTGGAGGTGGCCCGGCCCGACGTCTACTTCCCGGTGCTGCACGGGACCTACGGTGAAGACGGCACCGTGCAGGGACTGCTGGAGCTGGCCGCCGTGCCCTACGTGGGGGCGGGGGTGGCGGCCTCGGCCGCGGCCATGGACAAAGAGCTGGCCAAGGCGCTCTTCGCGCACGCGGGCGTCCCCCAGGGCCCCTACCGGGTCCTCCGCCGGCGCGACCCGGGGCAGGAGGCGCGCCTCCTCGCCGAGCTGGGCCTGCCCCTCTTCGTCAAGCCCGCCAACCTGGGGTCCAGCGTGGGCGTGACCAAGGTCAAGGAGGCTGCGGGCCTCGGCCCCGCCCTCGAGGCCGCTCTCGCCTATGACCTCAAGGCGGTGATCGAGGCCTCAATCGACGCGCGGGAGATCGAGGTCTCCGTCCTCGGCAACGACGATCCCGAGGCCTCCCTCCCGGGCGAGATCCTGCCCGACCGCGAGTTCTACGACTACGACTCAAAGTACTCGGCCCAGAGTCGCACCGAGCTCAAGATCCCCGCCCCTCTTGCCCCCGGAGCGGTGGCGGAGGCCCAGCGTCTGGCCAAGGCCGCCTTCCGGGCCGTGGATGCCTGCGGCTACGCCCGGGTGGACCTGTTCCTGGAGAGGGAGAGCGGCCGGCTCCTCGTGAACGAGATCAACACTATCCCCGGCTTTACCTCCATCAGCATGTTCCCCAAGCTTTGGGAGGCGAGCGGGCTCCCCTACCCCGATCTCCTGGGCCGTCTCGTGGATCTCGCCCGCGAGCGCTACGCCCGACGCGCCGGGCTGCGCACCGACTATCGGCCCCCGGGGAGGGACCCGGCCCCTGCATGA
- a CDS encoding RNA polymerase sigma factor encodes MHEVAGRYPGSLVSLGGSGESDFEARLADCATLAVRVAYGVLRNRADAEEVAQEAFTRAYRRFYLLRDRERFRGWLARISWWLALDRQRADRRRARRELAAVDLVPEPSVEEVAARAEFQSHLWDAVGELPEKLRVVVILCAMEEHGVGEAARFLRLPEGTVKSRLHLARRALAEKLRWLVTGTNRT; translated from the coding sequence ATGCATGAGGTGGCCGGCCGCTACCCCGGGAGCCTGGTGAGCCTCGGTGGCTCGGGAGAGAGCGACTTCGAGGCCCGGCTCGCCGACTGCGCGACCTTGGCCGTGCGCGTGGCCTACGGCGTTCTGCGCAACCGGGCGGACGCGGAAGAGGTGGCGCAGGAGGCCTTCACCCGGGCCTACCGCCGGTTCTACCTCCTGCGGGACCGTGAGCGCTTTCGCGGCTGGCTCGCCCGCATTTCCTGGTGGCTGGCCCTCGACCGCCAGCGCGCCGACCGGCGCCGGGCGCGGCGGGAGCTGGCGGCGGTCGACCTCGTTCCGGAGCCCAGCGTCGAGGAGGTGGCGGCGCGGGCCGAGTTCCAGTCCCACCTCTGGGATGCGGTGGGGGAGTTGCCGGAGAAGCTGCGGGTGGTGGTGATCCTCTGCGCGATGGAGGAGCACGGGGTCGGGGAGGCGGCGCGGTTCCTCCGTTTGCCCGAGGGCACAGTGAAGTCGAGGCTCCACCTCGCGCGGAGAGCCCTGGCGGAGAAATTGCGATGGCTTGTGACCGGCACGAATCGGACCTGA
- a CDS encoding HAD family hydrolase, translating to MGRPLRGARFRLLALDIDGTLLTSEKGLSPRTRAAVGAARAAGVHLVLVTGRRYPSARRVAEDLGGEIPLVLHNGALVIERGAVIRCRPLRREAALRAVHYGHDHGATPVVHCGLDGEGQLLVQSSARGSTLVAYYLDRSSPDVSTVQDLAAALPEAPIQVMFGGPQAEMDALRPGLESVLGEEAKVVRTVYPQSGVGLLDVLQGSVGKGEALAFLQERWGLRAEETLAIGDNWNDHEMLEGAGLGLIMGNADPELRRLGLPVLPTNDEDGVAVAIETHILSGAGAASS from the coding sequence CTGGGGCGGCCGCTGAGGGGAGCTCGCTTCCGGCTCCTCGCCCTCGACATCGACGGGACCCTGCTCACGAGCGAGAAGGGCCTGTCGCCCCGCACGCGCGCGGCGGTCGGGGCGGCGCGGGCGGCGGGCGTGCATCTCGTCCTGGTCACGGGCCGGCGCTATCCCTCCGCGCGGCGCGTGGCGGAGGACTTGGGGGGCGAGATCCCGCTCGTGCTACACAACGGGGCCCTGGTCATCGAGCGGGGGGCCGTGATCCGCTGCCGGCCGCTGCGTCGGGAGGCCGCGCTCCGGGCCGTCCATTACGGCCACGATCACGGCGCGACCCCCGTGGTCCACTGCGGCCTCGACGGCGAGGGGCAGCTGCTCGTGCAGAGCTCGGCGCGCGGGAGCACGCTCGTGGCCTACTACCTGGACCGATCCTCTCCCGACGTGTCCACGGTCCAAGACCTCGCGGCCGCGCTCCCGGAGGCTCCCATCCAGGTCATGTTCGGGGGCCCCCAGGCGGAGATGGACGCTCTTCGGCCCGGACTGGAGTCGGTCCTGGGGGAGGAGGCCAAGGTCGTGCGCACCGTCTATCCCCAGAGCGGAGTGGGCCTCCTGGACGTGCTCCAGGGCTCGGTGGGGAAGGGCGAGGCGCTCGCCTTCCTGCAGGAGCGGTGGGGGCTCAGGGCCGAGGAGACCCTGGCCATCGGCGACAACTGGAACGACCACGAGATGCTGGAGGGGGCGGGGCTCGGCCTCATCATGGGCAACGCCGATCCCGAGCTCAGGCGCCTGGGTCTGCCCGTCCTCCCCACCAACGACGAGGACGGCGTGGCGGTGGCCATCGAAACCCACATCCTATCCGGGGCCGGCGCCGCCTCTTCGTGA
- a CDS encoding HEAT repeat domain-containing protein, which yields MPALSFPRRAAFLFLLTAPVLLAVAPPPRRRPEKLTRILALEDTRSTGGGELDRYLRDPDRSLRRRAALAAGRVADPALVPTLVDLMNDPEPEVRQVSAFAMGLIGETSAVDRLVASLADSDPVVRGRAAEALGRIGDARAAGEVAKLVLAAVPKGAGLVTVRGDDPGSPADPWLELRLGLLALARLKDARAVETALLAGGRPRFDWWAATYVAMRVELPSLRPVLVASASSGDPLSRALAARGLGALKDASAVEILASLSRDKDERVVVSALRGLATIGDAKGVPAVAAALATAPLIIKREALKALALLPPDPALGSKIVPYVGAREAWIRAAALPALARTDREEFALVLSGLDPDPDWIVRAALASALGEAGDEASLVTLLGMLKDEDTRVLPSVLEALRKARGNDAVDTLRRHLEHPDFAVRAAAAEGLAALKAPGQSAALLAAYRRSLEDADLDARLGQVAALAVQKDEAAHATLLEIAKSDPARPVRAQAAAALKARGDASPPPPGAESVERPPLDYRLAMAPYEPVPSLPLFTPRAFIHTAYGAIEIHLDTVEAPLTCASFIALARRGFYNGLSFHRVEPNFVIQGGCPRGDGNGGPGYTLRDEIGERPYGRGAVGMALSGKDTGGSQFFITHSPQPHLDGGYTLFGQVVSGMEVVDKIRPGDVIERIEIWGGR from the coding sequence ATGCCCGCGCTTTCCTTCCCGCGCCGCGCCGCCTTCCTGTTTCTCCTGACCGCGCCGGTCCTTTTGGCGGTCGCTCCCCCGCCACGCCGCCGCCCGGAGAAACTCACGCGGATCCTTGCCCTCGAGGACACGCGGAGCACGGGGGGGGGTGAGCTGGACCGCTACCTGCGCGATCCTGACCGGAGCCTGCGCCGGCGAGCCGCCCTCGCCGCGGGGCGCGTTGCCGACCCCGCGCTCGTGCCCACCCTCGTGGACCTCATGAACGATCCCGAGCCCGAGGTGCGGCAGGTGTCCGCATTCGCGATGGGCCTCATCGGGGAGACCTCGGCGGTGGACCGGCTGGTCGCCTCCCTCGCCGACTCGGACCCCGTGGTGCGGGGCCGCGCCGCGGAGGCGCTGGGTCGGATCGGCGATGCGCGCGCGGCGGGGGAGGTGGCCAAGCTCGTGCTGGCCGCGGTGCCCAAGGGCGCCGGCCTCGTGACCGTGCGCGGCGATGACCCGGGCAGCCCCGCCGATCCCTGGCTAGAGCTGCGCCTGGGACTCCTAGCCCTGGCCCGCCTCAAGGACGCACGAGCCGTGGAGACCGCCCTCCTCGCCGGGGGTCGGCCACGCTTCGACTGGTGGGCGGCCACCTACGTCGCCATGCGCGTCGAGCTGCCGTCCCTTCGCCCGGTGCTGGTCGCTTCCGCCTCCTCCGGCGATCCCCTGAGCCGGGCCCTGGCCGCGCGCGGCCTAGGGGCCCTCAAGGACGCCAGTGCGGTCGAGATCCTGGCCAGCCTCAGCCGCGACAAGGATGAGAGGGTGGTGGTCTCCGCCCTCCGCGGCCTGGCCACCATCGGCGACGCCAAGGGGGTTCCCGCCGTGGCCGCTGCCCTCGCCACCGCCCCGCTCATCATCAAGCGCGAGGCGCTGAAGGCGCTGGCCCTGCTCCCCCCGGACCCCGCTCTGGGCTCGAAGATCGTGCCCTACGTCGGGGCCCGGGAGGCGTGGATCCGGGCCGCCGCCCTGCCCGCCCTCGCCCGCACCGACCGCGAGGAGTTCGCCCTCGTCCTCTCCGGCCTCGACCCCGACCCGGACTGGATAGTGCGGGCCGCCCTCGCCTCCGCTCTGGGGGAGGCGGGGGACGAGGCCAGTCTGGTCACTCTCCTGGGGATGCTCAAAGACGAGGACACGCGCGTCCTCCCATCGGTGCTCGAGGCCCTCCGCAAGGCCCGAGGCAACGACGCCGTGGACACCCTACGCCGCCACCTCGAGCATCCGGACTTCGCGGTGCGGGCGGCGGCCGCGGAGGGCCTGGCCGCGCTCAAGGCTCCTGGCCAATCCGCGGCCCTCCTCGCCGCTTACCGCCGGTCCCTGGAGGACGCCGACCTCGACGCCCGGCTGGGCCAGGTGGCGGCCTTGGCCGTGCAGAAAGACGAGGCCGCCCACGCCACCCTCCTCGAGATCGCGAAGAGCGATCCCGCGCGGCCGGTGCGCGCCCAGGCCGCCGCCGCCCTCAAGGCTCGGGGGGACGCCTCTCCGCCCCCGCCCGGCGCGGAGAGCGTGGAGCGCCCCCCCCTGGACTACCGGCTGGCCATGGCTCCCTACGAACCCGTCCCCAGCCTCCCGCTCTTCACCCCGCGGGCCTTCATCCACACGGCCTACGGCGCCATCGAGATCCACCTCGACACCGTGGAAGCCCCCCTGACGTGCGCCTCCTTCATAGCCCTCGCCCGCCGTGGCTTCTACAACGGCCTCTCCTTCCACCGCGTAGAGCCAAACTTCGTGATCCAGGGCGGCTGCCCGCGCGGCGATGGAAACGGCGGGCCCGGCTACACGCTCCGGGACGAGATCGGCGAGCGGCCCTACGGGCGGGGGGCGGTGGGCATGGCCCTCTCCGGAAAGGATACGGGGGGGAGCCAGTTCTTCATCACGCACTCCCCGCAGCCGCACCTGGACGGGGGCTACACCCTCTTCGGGCAGGTGGTGAGCGGGATGGAGGTGGTGGACAAGATCCGCCCCGGCGACGTGATCGAGCGGATCGAGATCTGGGGCGGCCGCTGA
- a CDS encoding glycosyltransferase has product MPRVSVLLPVRDALPTLADCLRSLGAQTLEDHEVVAVDDGSRDGSAERLEAHARTDPRLRVVRTEARGLVAALNTALGEARAPLVARMDADDLAHRERLERQVARLSADPGVDVLGCRVSLLAERGARNHGMRAYVAWLNSLLDHEAITRDLFVESPLAHPSVMMRTTALLALGGYRAFDGPEDYDLWLRAHAAGLRFAKLAKTLLLWRDRPDRLSRTDPRYASDRFLDLKLEALARGPLAGRRGVVIWGAGPVGKGWSRALARHGHQVAAFVEVDPRKIGGSIHGAPVVSVEAAAAFRGPLHLAAVGQAGARARIREEARRRGLQEGRDLLAVA; this is encoded by the coding sequence ATGCCGCGGGTCAGTGTGCTCCTCCCCGTGCGCGACGCCCTCCCCACCCTCGCGGACTGCCTGCGCTCCCTGGGCGCGCAGACCCTGGAGGACCACGAGGTGGTGGCGGTGGATGACGGCTCCCGGGACGGGAGCGCGGAGCGGCTGGAGGCGCACGCCCGCACCGACCCGCGCCTGCGCGTGGTACGGACGGAAGCCCGGGGACTGGTGGCCGCCCTCAATACCGCCCTCGGGGAGGCGCGCGCTCCCCTCGTGGCCCGCATGGACGCCGACGACCTGGCCCACCGGGAGCGGCTCGAGCGCCAGGTAGCGCGGCTCTCCGCGGACCCCGGCGTCGACGTCCTGGGCTGCCGGGTGAGCTTGCTCGCGGAACGAGGGGCGCGCAACCACGGCATGCGCGCCTACGTGGCCTGGCTCAACTCCCTCCTCGACCACGAGGCCATCACGCGCGACCTCTTCGTGGAGTCCCCCCTCGCCCATCCCAGCGTGATGATGCGGACCACGGCCCTCCTCGCCCTGGGCGGCTACCGCGCCTTCGACGGCCCCGAAGACTACGATCTTTGGCTGCGCGCGCACGCGGCGGGTCTCCGCTTCGCCAAGCTCGCAAAGACCCTGCTCCTCTGGCGGGATCGCCCGGATCGGCTCAGCCGTACCGATCCCCGCTACGCGTCCGACCGCTTCTTGGACCTGAAGCTTGAGGCCCTCGCGCGCGGGCCCCTGGCCGGGCGCCGAGGGGTCGTGATCTGGGGGGCGGGGCCGGTGGGGAAGGGCTGGTCCCGCGCCCTCGCTCGCCACGGCCACCAGGTGGCGGCCTTTGTGGAGGTGGACCCCCGGAAGATCGGGGGGTCAATCCACGGGGCCCCCGTGGTCTCGGTAGAGGCGGCGGCGGCGTTCCGGGGACCCCTCCATCTGGCCGCGGTGGGGCAGGCGGGGGCGCGGGCGCGCATCCGCGAGGAGGCGCGTCGGCGGGGCCTCCAGGAAGGACGGGACCTCCTGGCCGTGGCCTGA
- a CDS encoding PilZ domain-containing protein — protein sequence MTPPILAAGLDSRSLVLEVPVLLRNGEALEEKASARELIDDLGRGGARLVMLGPLLPDLPLPEVIRRIRALPLTRHVSVLVLLPAGEPLELDEIVSAAGANAVLRRPLEPARLESWIAKLLAVPRRVQARVPVHGQVVGTPRTSNTGHFYGLSYNLSVHGMLIASPVRLAESPDLDLEFQLPDGMSRVRALGRVVREAGEVAWPYLGYGLEFLFVPPDSLAAIDALVSKVASLSALTPEGPAARIRATLRHRIWIYEILEPVRYAAGYLVEIRRGPREGWRPGLSGPFYVVEGSSPEVALLSARDFVGRQA from the coding sequence ATGACGCCTCCCATCCTCGCGGCCGGACTCGACAGCCGCAGCCTCGTCCTCGAGGTCCCCGTGCTGCTGCGCAACGGCGAGGCCCTGGAGGAGAAGGCCTCCGCCCGCGAGCTCATCGACGACCTGGGCCGCGGGGGCGCCCGGCTGGTGATGCTCGGTCCGCTCCTGCCCGACCTCCCCCTCCCCGAGGTCATCCGGCGGATCCGCGCCCTGCCCCTGACGCGCCACGTGTCCGTGCTGGTCCTCCTCCCCGCGGGTGAGCCCCTGGAGCTGGACGAGATCGTGTCCGCGGCGGGCGCGAACGCGGTGCTGCGGCGGCCCCTGGAGCCGGCGCGGCTGGAGTCTTGGATCGCGAAGCTCTTGGCCGTCCCCCGCCGGGTGCAGGCTCGGGTGCCGGTGCACGGCCAGGTCGTGGGCACCCCCCGCACCTCGAACACCGGCCACTTCTACGGCCTCAGCTACAACCTCAGCGTCCACGGCATGCTGATCGCGAGCCCGGTACGGCTGGCGGAGTCCCCGGACCTGGACCTCGAGTTCCAGCTCCCCGACGGCATGAGCCGCGTGCGCGCCCTCGGCCGCGTGGTGAGGGAGGCGGGGGAGGTGGCCTGGCCCTACCTGGGCTACGGCCTCGAGTTCCTCTTCGTGCCCCCCGACAGCCTGGCCGCCATTGACGCCCTAGTGTCGAAGGTGGCCAGCCTGAGCGCGCTCACCCCCGAAGGCCCGGCCGCGCGCATCCGGGCCACCCTCCGCCACCGGATCTGGATCTACGAGATCCTCGAGCCCGTGCGCTACGCGGCTGGCTACCTGGTGGAGATACGCCGAGGTCCGCGCGAGGGATGGCGGCCGGGCCTCTCCGGCCCCTTCTACGTGGTGGAGGGGAGCTCGCCGGAGGTCGCCCTCCTCTCGGCCCGCGACTTCGTGGGTCGCCAAGCCTGA